The following coding sequences lie in one Aythya fuligula isolate bAytFul2 chromosome 17, bAytFul2.pri, whole genome shotgun sequence genomic window:
- the FAM222A gene encoding protein FAM222A has product MLACLQRTQNPPGQHLACPNKALEPRKCETAAPMHSPRYPSPAELDAYAQKVANSPLTIKIFPTNIRVPQHKHLNRTVNGYDTTGQRYSPYPVHASGYQGLLAIVKASGKSVVKNAEGKRTKLSPAQAGVAPYPASSTLAPGPSCAGQLSYHGGQKQLEGPVPPNVTVAASALPLAGRSLALPPSNLPSIQSIIYQLNQQCQAQGSQPACPALAGAHPSPAKHGAFPAVASAGAYAGAVLPDCRKGAELALGSNPALAPKAGLYPDGVDYLLWQQKQQQHLRMYSGGGSGGGGALSKSPEACAGASRPYGPGATAAAAAAVVGGEKVSSSPLNCMHGNFSVGQYFAPPWNSVLVTPTSDCYNPPELGPAPRELGVLPAEGLPSKTLCNTSILSSSLQSLEYLINDIHPPCIKEQMLGKGYETVSVPRLLDHQHAHIRLPVYR; this is encoded by the exons ATGCTGGCGTGCCTGCAGCGGACCCAGAACCCCCCAGGCCAGCACCTCGCCTGCCCCAACAAGGCCCTGGAGCCACGCAAGT GCGAGACGGCGGCACCCATGCATTCCCCGCGCTACCCCAGCCCCGCCGAGCTGGACGCCTATGCACAGAAGGTGGCCAACAGCCCGCTGACCATCAAGATCTTCCCCACCAACATCAGGGTCCCACAGCACAAGCACCTTAACCGAACGGTCAACGGCTACGACACCACGGGGCAGCGCTACAGCCCCTACCCCGTGCACGCCAGCGGCTACCAGGGCCTCCTGGCCATCGTCAAAGCCTCCGGCAAAAGCGTGGTGAAGAACGCGGAGGGGAAGCGGACTAAGCTGTCGCCCGCCCAGGCCGGCGTCGCTCCCTACCCAGCCTCAAGCACTTTAGCTCCAGGCCCTTCCTGCGCCGGGCAGCTGAGCTACCACGGCGGCCAGAAGCAGCTGGAGGGCCCCGTGCCCCCCAACGTGACGGTGGCGGCCTCGGCGCTGCCGCTGGCGGGCAGGAGCCTGGCGCTGCCTCCCTCCAACCTGCCCTCCATCCAGAGCATCATCTACCAGCTCAACCAGCAGTGCCAGGCTCAGGGCTCCCAGCCCGCCTGCCCGGCCCTGGCGGGCGCCCACCCCAGCCCGGCCAAGCACGGCGCCTTCCCCGCCGTGGCCTCGGCCGGAGCCTACGCCGGCGCCGTGTTGCCGGACTGCCGCAAGGGAGCCGAGCTGGCGCTGGGCTCCAACCCGGCCCTGGCTCCCAAGGCTGGCCTCTACCCCGACGGCGTGGACTACCTGCtctggcagcagaagcagcagcagcacctgcgAATGTACAGCgggggcggcagcggcggcgggggggcccTCAGCAAGTCCCCCGAGGCTTGCGCGGGCGCCTCGCGCCCCTACGGGCCGGGggcgacggcggcggcggcggcggcggtggtggGGGGCGAGAAGGTGAGCTCGTCGCCCTTGAACTGCATGCACGGCAACTTCTCGGTGGGGCAGTACTTCGCGCCGCCCTGGAACAGCGTCCTGGTGACCCCCACCAGCGACTGTTACAACCCCCCCGAGCTGGGCCCCGCGCCCCGCGAGCTCGGCGTGCTGCCGGCCGAGGGGCTGCCCAGCAAGACCCTCTGCAACACCTCcatcctcagcagcagcctccagtCGCTGGAGTATCTCATCAACGACATCCACCCGCCCTGCATCAAGGAGCAGATGCTGGGCAAGGGCTACGAGACCGTGTCTGTGCCAAGGCTCTTGGACCACCAGCACGCTCACATCCGCCTGCCCGTCTACAGATAA